Genomic DNA from Deltaproteobacteria bacterium:
GCTGTAAACCGCTGCTTTGACGATCTTTTCCTGCACCAGCTCAAAATTGTCGATGGGAACTCCGAATTGAATCCTTTTGCTGGCGCGCCTCTGCATGTCGTGCAGAGACTGCTTCATGATACCGGCAGAGGTGGCTCCCAGCGCCAGCCTGCCATAGTTGAGAATGGTCATGGCAATCTTGAAGCCTTCACCTGGTTGACCCAGGAGGTTTTCCCTGGGGATCCGGACGTCTTTAAACCTGATGGCCGCAGTGGAGCTCGCTTTCAGACCCATTTTGGGCATATTCCTGCCCACCTGCACCCCATCCCAGCCAGTCTCCACCACAAAGGCCCCCATGAAGCCAGGATTTTCTGCATCGAGCTGAGCGAACACGGTGAGGCCGCCTGCATAATTGGCATTGGTAATGTAGGTCTTCTGACCATTCAGGAGATAGTAACTGCCGTCTGCAGAAAGTATGGCCGTAGTTTCCACATTCCTGGCATCGGAGCCTCTTCTGGGTTCTGTCAGGGCATAGGAAAAAATCATCTCCCCGGAGGCGGCAGGTCTGAGGTATTTGTTCTGCTGCTCTTCACTGCCGAAGAGGACGATGCCCTTGGTGCCGATTGACAGGTGGGCCAACGAAAGGATGCCCAGTGCCAGGTCACGGCCTGCTATTTCTTCCACAACGGCCAGATATTCTCCGAGGCTGAGACCGAGACCACCATAGCTCTCGGGAATAGTCAGAGCGAAAAACCCCATCTGCCGCAGTTTGCTCATAAGGGCATCCGGCACTGTTTCATATTGCTCCAGATGGTGGGGTGGATATTCTTTGCTCAGTTGATCGCAATTTTTTATGATTTCAATTACTTCACTTCGTAGAGGTAGATCTGTGTACCGGGGCAGTCGCTCCATATTCCCAGAGCCGAGATAAAGGTCCGTGAGAAAGCGTCCTTTTCGCATTTTGATCTCCCTTTGTTGGAGACAAATTACCTCAACGGTTCTGCCCCAGGATACCAACTTGCCGGTGCGGCTCAGACCTGCCAATAGCTACCATTCAATAGTAATCACTCTATCCACTCTCTACCACTTGGAAAAGCAGGTCACTGCCACACATACTGCTCGGAGCAACCCCCGGGCTGTAGGGCAAGGTGAGAATGGGCAGCAGGGCAAGAGCATATTGGATGTGAGTAAATCTGGCTTGCTCTGCTGAAAGCGGGGCGAGCTATCGAAGCTCGAGGATGCTAGAGCACAAGACAGAGCACAGTGGTGCAGAGTATCCCCACAGGGTAGAGACTTGCTTTGTTGAACAGATTGACTGCTTGCTTCAGGTCTCTAGAGTTGACAAACTTATGGAATGGCAGAAGCAGAAGGAAAACTCCGGAGAGCAAAGCTCCAGCACCGTACAGCCACTTTTGTGGCAAAGGTGAAAAGAGAATGATGCCAAGTCCAAGTATTACACTGGCCAGAAGCGCCGTCAGTATGATCATCACAGCAGAGCTCGTGCCGTATACCACTGGAATAGTCTTGCCACCAAGACGACTGTCTTCTTGCATGTCAACAAGATCATTGGGAATATTTTGGCCACCAATCTCCCACAGGGCAACCCACAAGAAAAAAATCAACACAAACGAGCCGGGAGGCTCTGGGTTGACCGCATAGATTGCCGCCAGACCACCGAGAGTCTTCACTACCGCAGCAAGAAGAATCTTCCACTGGCTCAAAGAGTAGAGTTTGCAGTAGATCACTTCCAGAATGCCAGCCATGACAAAAATAGCAGCGCATAATGGATTCAGATAAGCTGCACCCAGAAGGGCCATGGCTCCCCAGAAGATGGTCCAGGCCACCCCTTTCACATAGGGAATGAGCCCCTGGGCCAGAGGGTGACGAACAAAGATGCAATCAAGATCGAAACAGCTGTCTCCTCTGGCAATTGCGGCCATTCTCCTGCGGTCCAGGTGATAATCCGTAACATCGTTCAAGGCATAGATGCAGGCGTAGCCTGCAAAGACCGTAATCATCCCCACAACTATGGTAGAGGCTGCCGGAAATTTCCCCAGGCACAGAAGCGCAGCTGCCATGGGCGTGGCAAGATCGATGACTAGATGCGGTGTTCTCGATAGGGCAAGAAAAAGCTGTAATTTCCTGGTGTTAAGCGTATCTTCTCGAGTCATGTCTCCCCATGCCCCCACAAACCATTTTCTGCACTCCTGTTAATGAGGAAAAGTCATCTTGGCCCCAAACCAGCCCACCACGGTAACCACAGGAGCAAGTGCCAGCACAAGTAATAGGTAAAGGGCTCTCATTCCCCCCGGCACTTGCATGATCTCCGGATTGCCCAGCCTCCAGACGAATAAAATCACAATGAGCGCCAGCAAAAACAGTGAACCTGCCACCTTCACAACGATGGTGGGACTCCACTTGGCACGGTAGTTTATCCACCAGTTGTAAGGTCCGGTTATCATAGCTACTGGCGTGGCCAGCAAGGCAGCTCCCAGCACATGAAAAGCGCTTTGTTCAAAATGTCTCTGTCCAGTTATCAGG
This window encodes:
- a CDS encoding acyl-CoA dehydrogenase family protein; amino-acid sequence: MRKGRFLTDLYLGSGNMERLPRYTDLPLRSEVIEIIKNCDQLSKEYPPHHLEQYETVPDALMSKLRQMGFFALTIPESYGGLGLSLGEYLAVVEEIAGRDLALGILSLAHLSIGTKGIVLFGSEEQQNKYLRPAASGEMIFSYALTEPRRGSDARNVETTAILSADGSYYLLNGQKTYITNANYAGGLTVFAQLDAENPGFMGAFVVETGWDGVQVGRNMPKMGLKASSTAAIRFKDVRIPRENLLGQPGEGFKIAMTILNYGRLALGATSAGIMKQSLHDMQRRASKRIQFGVPIDNFELVQEKIVKAAVYSYAASAMTNLTAAILDQEPLAPLAIESSHCKLFGTTRAWDVLYDALQVAGGAGYLTTQPYEKRMRDFRVTTIFEGTTEIHSVYPATLMLRSLSKEMKRNCRHRRDEFFFLVKKMFSPLRLAVTSRDRISRRAVQLIKANARRIEAARPRGADLSKEQLLLSYFVEEAREARARDKRLLVPAREAAHRKVFNSLAH
- a CDS encoding UbiA family prenyltransferase; protein product: MTREDTLNTRKLQLFLALSRTPHLVIDLATPMAAALLCLGKFPAASTIVVGMITVFAGYACIYALNDVTDYHLDRRRMAAIARGDSCFDLDCIFVRHPLAQGLIPYVKGVAWTIFWGAMALLGAAYLNPLCAAIFVMAGILEVIYCKLYSLSQWKILLAAVVKTLGGLAAIYAVNPEPPGSFVLIFFLWVALWEIGGQNIPNDLVDMQEDSRLGGKTIPVVYGTSSAVMIILTALLASVILGLGIILFSPLPQKWLYGAGALLSGVFLLLLPFHKFVNSRDLKQAVNLFNKASLYPVGILCTTVLCLVL